A window of Bacteroidota bacterium genomic DNA:
AAGATTGATAACAACTTTAGGTTTTTCTTTTGTTTGCCAACTTTGTGCAAATAATTTTGTATTGTCGAAAGCACGCCATGTATATTCCTGATGGAGCATAAAAAATTAAATGTATTTGATAATTCTTAGAAAATAATTGATTAACGTTTAATTAACATTTATGAACGGATACGTTTTTAAAAGTAATTTGGTTTATATAAATATAAAAAAAAACCTAAGAAAAGCATAAAATGCAATTCTTAGGTTTCCTAAAAGGTCAGTACTTATAGTTTTTTAACGAAGGAAAGTATTCCTACTGCCGCACCGGGTCTGCCTTCCTGGAAAGATATAAAAACATGATATATTCCAGTTTTATTGCAAGTAAAATCAAAACCGTGGTAATCTTTATGTGTCGCAAGATTGAATGAGCTCCCAATTAACCTGTTGGTATCAAACAATTGAATAATAGCCTTTCCAGCCGAACCGGAAGAGTTGCAGACAGAGAAACGGTAAACAGTACTTTTGCTCAAAACCATTGAAAACTTAGCTACAGGAGGATTCTCACCGGAATGGGCAGACCCCAGGGTGACCTGAAAATCTTTCAGATAGGTGGCATCATCCCCAGCATTAGCCGCACATTGTCCAACAAGGTTTTCTAATGATTGAGCTTTAATGTTTATTGCAGACAATATGAATGCAAAAACGAATAAAGTGAATATTTTGTGCTTCATAAGATTTATTATGATCTGATTAACTTATTGCGAATTTTTTCGGTTTGCTGGATAATATTTTTCAACTGTTCTTTTGTGACATGAACCTTGCTGGTCTCACTCTGAACAATGGTCAGCCTTCCATTTTTCTCAACAGATTTAGGTTCTCCAACTTCAATGGTGATCTTAAGAGGATCAAATGTTTTTTTGATTTCTGTCAGATCATTAACCAGACTTTTTATTTCATTATCCTTTTGAAAATTCTTCAAAACAAGCAACAACTGATTTAAAATATTTTTTTGTTCCCCAATATTTTCGGTCAGATCTGATGAAGGATGATCTTTGGCTACCTGGGTGGCAAAATATAAACCTTCCACCCAAACCCCGGCAACAATTGCTGCACTGATATCACTGCGGTTATTTTTCCTCAGGTAATTGTCCATTTCATTGAAACTGTGTACCGAAACAAACATAAGAGAATCCAGGTTTGTACTGTTGGTGGCCAATCTTTTTAAGGTAGAGAAATCAAAAAATTGACCTACATTGATCCCATCAGCTAATTTCTTTATTGCACTTATGTATTCAAGTACTGAAGAAGTCTTGTTGTACATGTTCAGGTAACCCAGATCAGCACCAAATACGCCAAGGTTATAAGCTTTTTTAAAGCTTGTGTTGTAATCGTCAACATTAGCTGTTGATGCGATATACTTTTTTGAGAACGGCACTCCCAAACTTTTGATCAGGGCTGCCATTTCCACAGGCGAAGATATGTTCTGAACAATATCTCCCATTGCCTCTTTTGAAATTTCCAACTCCCCACTATTTTTCACCGAGTCCGGTACAGCCATCTGTGACGATGAACTGTTTTTCGATTTACACGAACTGAAGAGAATCATAATGACCAGGAGCAAATAAGATAGCTTTTTAATCATAACCATGTCAATTTATTCACATTCATTACAAATTTAGAAATAATATTCATTTTACCTTTAGAATTTATACTTTATTAGTGTTTTTTAATAATTTGAATTTATTTATAATTAAGAATTTATACTTTTCTGGCTTTTAGATTTGGATTTACTTTTGAAAGGATAAGAAAAATTCAGAATTTTTTTAAAGTTTTCAAAATATAAAGTGATATAAAAAAGCAAAGTAAATATCCATATTATAGTCATATTAAACGAATAGGTGTCAAAAAAGTGGCCTAAAAAATGCTTCCTGGGTGCATAAAAATGAGCCCTGATATCGAGTAAACCGCATACGGAAGGATCTTCATAAACAGGGTCTACCTGTTGAACCAGTTGATGGTTATATTCAATAATTTTGTTTTTCTCATATACCTTCCTCACTGCATCCGAAACGCTTTCATTCTGGTAATCATTTTTCATTTGCTTGTAAACTTCAGGTTTAGTTTGCATCAGATAATTGATCATATTGTTTTTCTCAGAATTGGCTTTTTGAAATTCTTTTGAATAGAAACTGGCAAGATTATCCAGGTAAACCTTAACGGACTGTGCAATTTGCGTGTTAAATGACTGTGGATTCAGCTTTTCCGGATCAGGAGCCGGCACCGGCACCATTTTTTTCTGATTGGCAATTTCATTTTTCAGCAATAGCAGAGCATTGGCACTCTTATTGATTTTGTTTGAAGATTGAAGTTCTGAACTTACCTGGTCAAAACGTTTGCTGAGTTCAGGGACATAATGGACCTGCTTGAAATCGGCAGCACTTTCAAGTTTTTCAACATCGTAAAAGGTCTTTTCAAACTCATTGTCCTTATATTGGTGTACCATTAATGCTTCGTACGACCATTTGGTAACCATAAGGTCGGCAATAACCGGAACTTTACCCACACTGCTTATGTTTCGGTTGAGTTTGTCGAAGCTGAACATGGCTCCGCTTAGCATCATCATGGGAATCATCAGAAGGGGTATCAGGATATAAATGGTGACTGCACTGTTGAACGAGGCCGAAACATTTAATCCCAGCATATTGGCAAAAGCTGCCGTCGAAAAGAGTGCAAACCAATAGGCAAAAGTCATTCCTTTTATTCCCAGAATAGTATTGGCTATCAATACGAACGTTATACACTGTATTGCAGAGATGACAAAGAGGATCAAAATTTTAGCGGCCAGGTAAGCCGACCGGCTGAGGTTCAGGAACTCTTCCCTTTTTAATATCTTTCTATCCCTGAATATTTCTTCCGCACTGATGGTCAGTCCCAGGAATAAGGCAACAATCAGCGCCATGAAAATATAAATAGGTATATTCTCGTTTTCACGGAAGATATACACATTGGATGTAGGATCGGCAATATACCTGATCACATAAGCCAGGATCAATCCAAGTATAGGTGCCTCAAGCAAATTCAGTGCGATATATTGTTTATTGCTGATTTTGGAAAGGAAGTCACGAATACTGTATATTTTGAACTGCCTGAACCAGTTGGGAATATTCAGCGTCTTGGGAGGTGCCTCCTTTACCTGTTCGACTTTTTCGGATTTCAGGTTATTCCGGTAATATTCTTCCCACTTCTGGGGGCTAACTTTTCGTTGGTTGGTGTAACGGCCAAATTCATCGACCACCTTGGCTTCAATGATGTTGAAAATTAGCTCCGGATTGACATTGCCGCAGGTAGGACATTCACCTACTTCACTGTTTATCTGGGCGTCAATTTTCTTAAAGTACATCACTGCCTCCACAGGATTACCGTAATAAATCATGTATCCACCTGTATCCAGGATTATGATCCGGTCGAACATTTTGTATATCTCGCTGGAAGGTTGATGGATGACTACAAAAATAAGTTTGCCTTTTAAAGCAAGTTCCCGGAGAAGGTCCATCACATTTTCCGAATCGCGGGAAGAAAGGCCTGAGGTAGGTTCATCAACAAAAAGGATGGAAGGTTCGCGGATCAACTCCAGGGCAATATTCAACCGCTTGCGCTGGCCACCGCTGATTGTTTTGTTCAGGGCTGATCCTACTTTCAGGTTGGCATAATCAAGCAAGCCCAGACTGGCCAGGGTTTTATTGACCAGCCCTTCAATTTCCCCTTCGGATTTGTCCCTGAAGCATAGTTTAGCGTTGTAATACAGGTTTTCAAAGACAGTAAGCTCTTCTATCAGTAAATCATCCTGGGGGATGAGCCCGATAACTCCGTCAAGTTGTTCTTTTTGAGTAGCCAGGTTGATCCCGTTGATCAGCACTTCACCTTTTGAAGGGGGTTCATTACCTGCCAAAACATTAAGCAGGGTGGTTTTGCCGGCACCGCTTGCACCCATAATACCGATCAGTCTTCCTTGCTTTTCGGAGAAGCTAACGTCTCTGATGCCTAAATTCCCATTGGGAAAGGCATAATCAATGTGGTTGACTTCGAACGAAACATGGGCAGATGTGGTATCAGCAAGGAAATGGGCTACAACATCGCTGTAATAAACAGGTTTGCCTTTTGGCAATTTGATGGCACTGCCGCTGGCAAATAAATTGATGCTGCGTTGAGCCAGTCCTAAACCGTTGAGGAATAAGTCCTCGTTACCGGTATATTTTAAAAAATAAAGTTCAACACTGGGAACCCTAAGGATGCATATACTGCCATCAAGTTTCTCTGTCTGCAAATGCTTGGTGGGTAAATACGACTCATCCTTGTCGTTGATGACCAGGATGTTGTTGCTGTCAAATTCAACGGGTTCATCCTTGATAACAAAATTCTCAATATTATTGAATTCTTCCTTTGAAACATTAAAAACTTCAGCCACTGTATGGATGATAGCCATCCGCTGGTCTGAAAATTTCCTGTCGGCATTGACCAGTTCAAACAAACGGGCCAGGACTACAACTTTTTGTTCCTGGTTTAGGGTTTTGTTTATTTTTTTACAAAGCCCCAGAATCTTAACGGAATCTTTGACCGAAGTAAGTTTTACTTTAGCGGCAGAAACGTTTTCGGCTGAAGTTTTATTTGATCCGGCAAATTTATCGAATAAGGCAATATATTCCTTAACTGCCTCAACATCAAGCTGTCTGTCCAGAAAGGAAATCACAAATTCTCTTTCATGCGACTCCACCCCCTCATCTTGTTTGGCGATGATAGCAAAAAGCTGCATTAAAGCCTTTAGTATCTCTTCACTCATTGTTCAGTTTGTGTTACAAATTTGTAAATATATTGCCAAAATGAAGAAATAACGATTATTCGGAGTATTCGATTTGTTCGAATGGGACATCGACAATATCAGCATATTCTTCACCGGCTTCCTTCATATCTTCATCATCATCCGGATAATGCCATTTTACCAGCACTTCATTCCCGTTTTGTTTCATGACTTCAAGTTTCATTAAAACATCGAGAAGTAGCTTTGATGAAGCGGTATTGAAATATTCAAGTTTGAAATTGAATGTGGTTACAGGATTCGGATGTTTGGTATATTCATCCAGCCAGTTAAGGATAGGGTCGTAAAATAGAGTAACATCTTCCGGCAGCGAACGGCCGGAAATTTCAAAAATATCATTGCCTGCATCCAAAACTACATTTGGAGTATCTTCAGTACCAGCAATTTTTATGATATCCATAGCTCGTTAATTTATAAGTTTCTTGAAATGGTTGAAGTTAACAAAAAGAAGGATGTTTCATCATTAATTGGTAAAAAATGATATTGGAGATTTTTACCCGTTTTTCTTTTGATATCAATGAAACCTAAACCCGCTCCCTGTTTATCAGAAAGGTGTCCTTCTTTAATCTGTTTCTTGTATAATTCTGTAAGTTCTTCTTTATCAAGGCTGTTGATATGCTCCAGCATATTTTTCAAATCATTGATTTTAGAATTTTCCACAGCATTTCCTGTAGTTACATTGTATTCATCCTCCCCTTTGCTGACTAAGAAAATGCCTCTGCCTGCATAAATAAAATTTCCAGAGGAAAAATCTTCAGCATGTTTGCTGATATTTTGCAAACATTCGACCATAACGTGGAAAACCTTTTTTTGTACGGTACCCGATTCTGCATCTTTGGCCATATTCGATTCAGTCAATGAAGTGAAGGCTTTGGTTATCTGGTGTGTGATTTCACCTTCATACACTAAAGATATTTCGTGTGCTTTCATGGATTTGTAAAAATCATATACAAATTCCAAAAATCCTTTTACATCATCTTTATTACTGTCCATAAGTTAAAATGATTTAAAAAATATTGTTTAAAATTCAATTCCGATTAGTAATACATCATCAATTTGTTTGGTTTTCCCCTGCCATTCATCAAAATCCCTGGCAAATAAATTATTATATTCATCCATGGAGTAAGAATTATGGGTTAAAATATTTTCCCTGACCCTTTGGGGGGAATATTTCTTCAGTTTAGGGCCACCCAACTGATCGGTCAGTCCATCCGAGAAAAAGAAGATTTTATCACCAGGCATCAGTTTTATCAGGTGATCGGTAAAATCAGCTTCAGGTTTCCCGGAATTGGGAATACCCCCTATAGCTTTCCGGTCACCTTTATATTCAGTCAGCTCATTATTGCGGACATGATAGAGAGGACGGTGTGCCCCGGCAAAATGCATTTCCTGTTTGGCCAGATTTATTTTACATAAGGCAAGGTCCATTCCGTCGCGGGCATCAGCGTTTAACCTGTCCTGTTTAAGGGTGGTTCTGACCCCTTTGTGCAACATGTCGCATACTTCGGACGCTGTCAGGTCCCTGGGATGGTCAACTATATTGTTCAGTATGAAATAACCCACAAAAGAAAGCAATGCCCCGGGTACACCATGGCCGGTGCAATCCACCACGGCCAGGTAAAGGTCATTATCCTTGGCAAAAAACCAGGGAAAATCTCCGCTTACAACATCCCTGGGTTTATAATACATGAATGATTTGGGAAGATATTTTTGAATCAGACGGGTATCAGGCAAAATGGATGATTGAATATGTTGTGCATAGTTGATGCTGTCTTCTATTTTCCGGTTTTTACCCTGTATTTCCTGTTCAATTCGTTTTGTTTCGGTAATGTCGTGGCCAATAAAAAGGATGGTTTCCAATTCACTTTCATTAAACTCGGGGATGGCATCAATACTTAGAAAACGGTTCATGCTTTTCTCCCCGGCTTTTAGGGAAATGGTGAGCTGGGTATTTGTTTTCTTGGGTAAGTTTTTAATTTTATTGGTCGTTTCTTCGAAATATTCTGAGAAAACAGCAGGTATGGATTTGTCTTTAATTGTCCTGCCAGCTAAATCTGCAGGCCTTAATCCTATATAATCCTCTACTACCGGGTTTGAATAATAGAAAATGCCTGAAGTATTCAGTCTTATGATCATGTCTAGCGAATTTTCAGAGAGCGACTGCATTTTGGTGCGCATGCGCTCTTCCTTTTCCGCTCTTTTGCGCTCGGTGATATCCCGTGAGTTCAGAATGATGCCATGTATGGCGTTGCCATTCAATAAATTACGGCCCGTACATTCAAGGAAGATTTTATCCCCATTGCTTTTTAAAAAGGAATATTGAAGGGTTTGGGTTTCCTGAGGTTTTTCCAGCAGAGTATGAAGCATAGCCTTCAGATCCGATTCTCCTTTGCTGGTCAGTCTTTCCAGATTTTTACCCTGCATCATTTCTTCGGAACTAAAACCCAGAATTTTCTTAACCGAAGGGCTTATAAAAGTCATTTTTAGTTCTTTATCATAAATGGAAATGATCTCGGAAGCATTTTCCAGCAAGGAATGAAGCCTTTTCTGGGCATTTTCAACTTCAAGCACCTGAGACTCCAGTTTTTTATTTGAGAATTCCAGCTCTTCCTGGGTTGCCCTCATTTCTTCTGCACTCTGACGAAGTTCTTCTTCATTTTCCTGAAGTTCTTCGGTCATTTGCTGAGATTCCTGTAGTAATTTTTCTGTCCGCTGGTTAACCTGAAGGTTAAAAATTGTACGGGCAATAATTTCGCCCAGTTCTTTCAGGAAAATTCTGGTTACCTTGTTTATTTCAGGTTCCAGTGAAGCGAACTCCAGGACGCCCTGTAGTTTCTCGTCGCTGATCAGGGGAATGATCAGCAAACTTTGAGGCTTTTGATCACCTAAAATACCGGAGGTAATGGAAACATAATCATCCGGTATTTCAGTGCGGTAGATGCTATCCATTTCGTAGCCGCATTCACCTACAAGGCCCTGGCCGATCTTAAATTCCTGTTGAACGTATTTGCGCCGGTTGTATGCATAAGTGGCTATATTGGTAAGCGTTTTATGGTCTTCATCATATATATACATGGCACCCTGTGTTACTTTGATGTATCTGATGAGGTTTACAATAACATCATAAGCCAAATCCTCAAGGCGGCTATGCATTCTAAGAATGTTTGCAATAATTTCTTTTCCTTCAGCAATCCATTTCTGTTCTTTTTCCTTTTGGGAGTTGGCTAAAAGATTATCGCGCATGGCTACGAATGATTGACTGAGCAAATCGTTCTGCCCGTCCTGAATTTCTATGCCATAATTTCCTTTTCCGATTTGTTGGGCAATCCAGGCATTTTTTTCTCTCTCCTGGGCAATTTGTTTGATGTTTTTTTCAAATTTCAGTTGAACAAATTGAATTTTTTGAGTGAAGATATAAGTAACAATTCCGGCCAGTACAGGAATGAAATCAATGATGAATAAGGCAGGTATTGAATGATGCATGTGGAGAATTCCACGGAAAGTGCAACTGAAATGATTGATTCCCATTTCAGTGATCCAGGCGATAATCGGGAAAATAAGGCTCAATACTATTACAGAAATAGTAATGTTATTTCCTGCGATATTCTGCAACTTTTTAAGGTATCTGGACATAGACTCTTTACTTTTACTTATTTATATTTTAATTTTTCAGTGCATAACCAATTTTTTCTCCAAGTTGGGAAAAAACATTTTCCATTTGCTTGTCAAAGGGCTTGAAAGAAGCCAATTCCATAACGCCTATAGTTTCCTTTTCAAGGATAATGGGTACAATCAATAAATTTTTTGGTGTACCTTTCCCCAAGCCTGACAAAATGGTCATATAACCTTGAGGAACATCATTAATATTCAGCAACTTCTTATTTTTAGCTGCCTGGCCTGTCAATGTTTCCCCTAATTTAAAAGCTTTGGGTTTTTCTTCCGAAAAATATGCATATTCAGCGATAGGACTAAACAGGTTGGTCTGTTTTTCAAAGTCGTAGAAAACTCCCTGAACAATGTTGAATTCCTTAGCAATATTAATTAAAATTTTTTCAGCATATTGCTCCTGCGTTAAATTTTCTTTGGAAGGCAGGATGTGTTTTGAGATTTCCTGAATATCCACAGTTTCTTTTGTAACATTCCGAACCTCATTATTTTGTTCGCCCTCAGTTTTTTTTGCAAGTTGAGATTGTAGATCACTGATCCTGGAAGCTAATCCCTTAATATTTTTTTTATTCTTGCTTTCTGAAAGTAAATAAAGGACAAACATTAAAATTCCAAGAAATGAAACTGTAACCAGATATAAGTATGATTGGGTTTTAGCAGGATTAGCACCTGTATTCAGCCATGCATTGTGGTTGCTTGAAAAAAGCAGGAAAATAAAGCATAAAAAAAGAAACAAAATTAAATAACTGATTCTTCTGATTTTTCCTAGGTTGTTCATTGTAAATTTCATTTTAGTTTAAGAAGGAAGTCAATAATTCCGCTGGTTTTAAGTACATAATCTACAGGAGAAGTATTGATTGCTGCTTCTGTCATGGTTTTTACCTGGCAGTCCAAGGGATCCTGCACAATAGTAAGTCCTTTCAGGTCATGAATTTTTTTTATTCCCAGTGCTCCATCTTTATTGGCACCGCTGAGGATAATTCCCACCAATCCTTCTCTATATGCCTGTGCAGCAGTAATAAACGACAAGTCTATGGACGGCCGGGAATGGTTAACCTGTTCCTCGGTGGAGAGGGCAATTCTGTTTCCCAGTTCAATATACATGTGGTAATTGGCTGGGGCAAGGTAAGCCCGTCCTGCTTTGACCAATTCTTTGTCATTGGGCTCTATAACCGGAATATTTGATTTGATAGAAAGTGCTTCTACAAACCCCGACCGTATATGTTTGAGCCGGTGCAGGCATAAGAAAACGGGTAATGGGAAATTCTCAGGCAGAGCATTCAGGATTTTTGAAACCACCTGAAAACTTCCAGCCGAACCTCCTATCATTACTGCTTTGTACATTTTTTAATTTTTTTTCTTATAAATACTCTCACTGTTGCAAGCCAGGGAAAACCTATCGTCTTCGCCGAGCGATTCTTTTGTCCCAACAATCAGGTACCCTCCGGGTAACAGACAATCATGGAGGATATTCACCATTTTCTGTTGCAACTGATTGTTAAAATAGATCATACGGTTGCGGAAGAGGATTAATTTTACTCTTTCGGCAAGATTTTCAAAGCTAACTGTTTGTTTTATAAAACTTACATTTTTTAGCAAAGAAATATCCCTGAAAAAACAATTCTCCTTGTTTTGATAGTAGGAGGAAAGATCGCTTTTCCCGTTGAAGCGTTTGTAATTATCACTACTGATATTTACTTTGGCCGGATTAAAAATCCCACTTTTCATCTGTTCTATAGCTTTTTGACTCAGGCCTGAAACAATGATTTCTGCTTTGTCCAAAGCATCCATTTCTTTGAGAACGATTGTCAGCGTGAAAAGTTCCTCTCCACTGACCGAGTTGGGGATCCAAATTTTCAGGCGGGGACTTTCTTCCAATAATTGTTTAAGCAAATTATCCCTTAAAAACCTCCATAACGAAGGGTCCCGGAACATCTCCGAAGTGTCTGTGGAAATGTCGCATAAGAACTGATCAAAAAAAATGGGATCGTTATTGTTTAACCTTGCTTCAAGTAGGTCCGGATATTTTATGTCCTGTTTGACCATGAAATACTCAAGTCTTCGCTTAAATGAAGTAAGGGCATAATCTGAAAAATCATATTGATAATTTTCCCGGATATTCCTTATGATATTTTTAACATCTACAATTCCTAAATCAATTTCACTGCTATTCATTTACACGACAAATATTTAGAGATAAATCAGGATAATATAAAATGTTCAATGTACTCTTCTTTTTTACAATAGACCAGTCCGTTTTTTTCAAATTTCGAAGCCATCGGGCCAAGAATTGTTTCGTGAACTCCCAACAATAAAGTTCCGTCCGGATAAAGGTTGTCATATAAAAGCTTAAAAACCTTATTTTGAAGTTCGTAGTTGAAGTAAATGATTACATTTCGGCAAAGAATGATATCAAACTTAGTATAAAAGATATTTCCATCCTTCACCAGGTCCTGCTTTTTATAAACGGCTTTATCCCTTAAAAATTTATTCATAATAATGACATCTTTATCCTGATCAATAGTAAAATAATCCGAATAAGGAATGTCCTTATATTCATCATAATTCAGGGGATTTTGTTTAATTACCTTATCAAAATTATCGAGGTAGTTGATATTAAACCTGTATTTATAGATCCCTTTTTGGGCGGTTTGAAGTACATCTGCATTTATGTCGGTGCCATAAATTTTGGCCTTTTCGAGCAATCCGGCTTCTTTGAGCAGGATCATCATTGAATAAACTTCCTGACCGGTAGAACATCCCGCATGCCAAATATTTATGGTCTTGTTGTTTTTATATTTGGGGAGAATTTTGTATTTGATGTTTTGCCAAATTTGAGGATCTCGAAAAAGTTCGGTAGTATTGACGGTAATATCTTTGACTGTTTTTTCTAGGAAAACCGGGTTATTTTTTAACTGCGTCAAAAGATCAGGAAAATCGATTCTGTTATCGGATAATACTTTTGCAATTCTCCTTTTTAAGGATTTATCACTGTATTCACTCAAATCATAATTTGAAACTTCTTTCAGTAGAGAAAAAAATTGTTGCAATTCCTGGTCCGTTATAATCATATATCAGTTCAAAATTAGCTTTCAAGCAAAAAGTTATTGAATTAATAGTACTCAAAAGTACAATATTTTGTTATTTTATACGGATACGTCCCAATTTTGTTTACCTAATAGACATTTTTAAAAAATCAGAGATATGCCATAAGTCAATAAAATGTTTCATGAAAACATATAACTTTGACCGCTGATTGAGGAGGGAAAATCATAGTCCATGTTTGCATAAAATAATGACAGGTATATAGTTATCCTTCCAGGAATCCGTAAGGAGCGGATTCATACGATTTTGAACCATGAATAATTTTCGTAGGAAACGAACATGTTTGCGAATAAACGCAAAACACGAATGATCCGTCAGCTGACGGATCACCGTAGGTAAAATAGCAAACATGGAGTTCCATACGACATTTAAAAATCACTTATTTACGTATGAAATTTGGTGTAGTTGTTTTTCCAGGTTCGTCCGGCAGTGAGGATATGGTATATGTTTTAAGGGACATCCTTGAACAGGATACCGTTACACTCTGGCATGAAGATGAAGATTTGCAGGGAGCAAATGCAATCATTTTACCCGGAGGTTTTTCCTATGGTGATTATCTAAGGCCCGGAGCAATTGCCCGGTTTTCTCCCATTATGCGGTCAATTAAAAATTTTGCCCAGGAAGGGGGATTTATCCTGGGGGTTGGAAATGGTTTTCAAATTTTATGCGAATCCGGCTTATTGCCAGGGGCTTTATTGCCCAATATAAATCAGAGATTTATCTGTAAAAATACTTTTATCCGGGTTGATAATAATTACACCATTCTTACTTCAAAGATTGAGAAAAACAGGGCTTTGAAAATTCCTGTGGCCCATGGTCATGGAAGATATTATGCAGATACGGCCACCCTGGCCAGGATAAGGCAAAATC
This region includes:
- the purQ gene encoding phosphoribosylformylglycinamidine synthase subunit PurQ: MKFGVVVFPGSSGSEDMVYVLRDILEQDTVTLWHEDEDLQGANAIILPGGFSYGDYLRPGAIARFSPIMRSIKNFAQEGGFILGVGNGFQILCESGLLPGALLPNINQRFICKNTFIRVDNNYTILTSKIEKNRALKIPVAHGHGRYYADTATLARIRQNRQILFRYCDENVLITEGANPDGSVENIAGICNEKKNVYGMMPHLERAADDELGNTDGRLILESIINTL
- a CDS encoding CheR family methyltransferase, which gives rise to MIITDQELQQFFSLLKEVSNYDLSEYSDKSLKRRIAKVLSDNRIDFPDLLTQLKNNPVFLEKTVKDITVNTTELFRDPQIWQNIKYKILPKYKNNKTINIWHAGCSTGQEVYSMMILLKEAGLLEKAKIYGTDINADVLQTAQKGIYKYRFNINYLDNFDKVIKQNPLNYDEYKDIPYSDYFTIDQDKDVIIMNKFLRDKAVYKKQDLVKDGNIFYTKFDIILCRNVIIYFNYELQNKVFKLLYDNLYPDGTLLLGVHETILGPMASKFEKNGLVYCKKEEYIEHFILS